From a single Constrictibacter sp. MBR-5 genomic region:
- a CDS encoding hydrolase, with product MTDPKLEQLTPQNCQVIFIDHQPQMAFGVQSIDRQVLKNNTVALAKSAKIFDIPVTITTVESESFSGYTYPELLDVFPGKKLLERTSMNSWDDQKVRDSLAANGRRKIVCAGLWTEVCNNTFAFGAMLEGGYEIYMVADASGGTSKEAHDYAMQRMIQAGVVPVTWQQVLLEWQRDWARRETYDAVMAVVREHSGAYGMGVDYAYTMVHKAPQRTAQQHEALAPVHAG from the coding sequence ATGACCGATCCCAAGCTCGAACAGCTCACCCCGCAGAACTGCCAGGTGATCTTCATCGACCACCAGCCGCAGATGGCGTTCGGCGTGCAGTCGATCGACCGGCAGGTGCTGAAGAACAACACCGTGGCACTGGCGAAGTCGGCCAAGATCTTCGACATCCCGGTGACCATCACGACCGTCGAGAGCGAGAGCTTCTCCGGCTACACCTACCCGGAACTGCTCGACGTGTTCCCGGGCAAGAAGCTGCTCGAGCGCACCTCGATGAACTCCTGGGACGACCAGAAGGTGCGCGACTCCCTCGCCGCCAACGGCCGCAGGAAGATCGTCTGCGCCGGCCTGTGGACCGAGGTCTGCAACAACACCTTCGCCTTCGGCGCGATGCTGGAGGGCGGCTACGAGATCTACATGGTCGCCGACGCGTCGGGCGGCACGTCGAAGGAAGCGCACGACTATGCGATGCAGCGCATGATCCAGGCCGGCGTGGTGCCGGTCACCTGGCAGCAGGTGCTCCTGGAGTGGCAGCGCGACTGGGCCCGTCGCGAGACCTACGACGCGGTGATGGCAGTGGTCCGCGAGCATTCCGGCGCCTACGGCATGGGCGTCGATTACGCCTACACCATGGTCCACAAGGCGCCGCAGCGCACCGCCCAGCAGCACGAGGCGTTGGCGCCGGTTCACGCCGGCTGA